Below is a genomic region from Paludicola sp. MB14-C6.
ATTAAATCAATATAACGTTGACGATAACGCAAATCCATATCCTTTAAGCCATGGAATTTCTCAGGTAAAGGCAATAATGATTTAGATAATAATTTTACTGCGCTTGCTTTTACTGATATTTGTCCTTTTTGTGTTCGGAATACTTCACCACGAATACCAATAATGTCGCCAATATCATACTTCTTAAAATCTACATAAGAATCATCACCAACGTGGTCTTTTCTTACATAGGATTGAATTCTGCCTGTTGTATCTTGAATATCAATAAAGCTAGCTTTACCCATATCACGTTTGCTCATAATACGACCGGCGATAGATACTTCTTTGCCTTCATATTCATCAAAATTATCTGTAATTACTTGCGCAAAAGCAGTTTGATCATATACAGTTACTTCGTATGGATTTAAGTTTCTTTCACATAAATCTTTTAACTTTTCTCTACGAACTTTTAAAAGATCACCTAAATCCTCCACTGCATTATTTTCAACTGTATTATTGTCGTTCATTTGACACGTCCCCTTATTTTGCTTAAAAATCATTATATCAATAATTTCTTAAACTTATTTTAATCATTATTTGCTAATTTCTAAAATTTTAAATTGAATCACGCCTGATGGTGCTTCAACATCAACAATGTCTTCTAATTTTCTTCCAAGTAATGCTCTTCCAACCGGAGATTCATCAGAAATACGTTTATCAAGTGGTGAAGCCTCTGTTGAACCAACTATTTTATAAGTGTCTTTTCTATCGTTCTTCAGATTTAGTACAGTTACCTTTGAACCTACGCTTACTGCATCAGTCGTAATACCGTCTTCATCTAAAACAGATACGTTTTTAAACATTTGCTCAATCTCTGCAATTCTTGCTTCAATCATTGCTTGTTCATTTTTTGCTTCATCGTATTCACTATTTTCTGATAAGTCGCCGAAAGACAGAGCAACTTTTATTTTTTCAGATACTTCTTTACGTTTCACCGTTTTTAATTGTTCCAACTCTTGTTCTAAATTTGCAAGACCTTCGCTTGTTAATAGTATAGGTTTACTAGCCATTCTAAATCCTCCTGTATTAAGTTATTTATCTTGTTGTCAAAAGACAATTATAAATCAATTTTCAACATGTTGCTTATAATAGTATATCACAATCCACAAAAGTGGATTGTGATGGTGTAGCTTATTAGCAATATTCTTATTATATATAAGCTTCTAATTTATGTCAATAGCAAAAATATTATTTTTAATCGTATCCATCATTATTTTGTTGTTATTTTTATAGCAATAAATAGGCTTTAAGCTTCCTAAAGCCTT
It encodes:
- the greA gene encoding transcription elongation factor GreA, which encodes MASKPILLTSEGLANLEQELEQLKTVKRKEVSEKIKVALSFGDLSENSEYDEAKNEQAMIEARIAEIEQMFKNVSVLDEDGITTDAVSVGSKVTVLNLKNDRKDTYKIVGSTEASPLDKRISDESPVGRALLGRKLEDIVDVEAPSGVIQFKILEISK